The proteins below come from a single Verrucomicrobiota bacterium genomic window:
- a CDS encoding LamG-like jellyroll fold domain-containing protein, translating to MKIHYPWLLAAVLSCAAQIINAETPAAVVPDPRHLSNGWNIPSEGYADQPYIVKTDDAAWLCVMTTGKGVEGAGGQHVVSMRSTDRGRTWSEIVPIEPAAGPEASYAVLLKVPGGRIYAFYNHNTDRVPEVKREDKGVYKRVDSLGHYVFKYSDDHGRTWSAKRYEVELREFECDRNNAYGGKLRFFWNVGRPLIVDGTAMLVIHKVGAMGDGFFAQSEGAFFSSRNILSERDPAKINFTTLPDGEIGLRTPPGGGRVAEEQSIVKLSDGSLYCVYRTIDGWPTCAYSRDHGHTWTTPAYKTYSPGGRRVKHPRAANFAWNCSNGKFLYWFHNHGGRFVGELGANGKGGRSPYDDRNPAWLMAGREVDTPQGKCIEWSQPEILLYDDDPFIRMSYPDLVEDDGKYFITETQKTIGRAHEIPKALVEGLFNQFTCRAGATNGLIGKLPAGQPAAREVTMPKLPEFHRRNTKSEDQRGQDLRAGFSLDVWLKLDSLKAGQVLLDSRTESGQGILLATTESGTLRLTLNDGRQETGWDCDRGVIQADKLHHVVATVDSGPKIITFVVDGVLCDGGDQRQFGWGRFSPTLRAPNGASKLQITATIQGMRLYNRALRTSEAVGNFRAGPVW from the coding sequence ATGAAAATACATTATCCTTGGCTGTTGGCTGCCGTGCTTTCTTGCGCAGCACAAATCATCAACGCAGAAACTCCTGCCGCAGTCGTTCCCGATCCCCGCCATCTCAGTAATGGCTGGAATATCCCCAGCGAAGGGTATGCGGACCAGCCGTACATCGTGAAGACCGATGACGCCGCGTGGCTGTGTGTCATGACCACCGGCAAAGGCGTCGAGGGAGCTGGCGGACAGCATGTGGTGTCCATGCGCAGCACGGATCGAGGCCGCACCTGGTCGGAAATTGTGCCGATCGAACCCGCCGCTGGACCGGAAGCGAGTTACGCAGTGCTCCTGAAGGTGCCGGGCGGTCGAATCTATGCCTTCTACAATCACAACACGGACCGGGTGCCGGAAGTGAAGCGTGAGGATAAAGGCGTTTATAAGCGCGTGGATTCCCTCGGCCATTACGTCTTCAAATACAGCGACGACCATGGTCGGACCTGGTCCGCCAAGCGCTACGAGGTGGAGCTGCGTGAATTTGAATGTGATCGCAATAACGCCTATGGTGGCAAGCTGCGTTTCTTCTGGAATGTGGGACGCCCCTTGATTGTGGATGGTACCGCCATGCTGGTTATCCACAAGGTGGGTGCCATGGGCGACGGCTTTTTCGCCCAATCCGAGGGGGCCTTCTTCAGCAGCCGGAACATCCTTAGCGAACGCGACCCCGCCAAAATCAATTTCACCACTCTGCCCGATGGGGAGATTGGGCTGCGCACGCCCCCCGGAGGCGGACGCGTTGCGGAGGAACAAAGCATCGTCAAGCTGAGTGATGGTTCATTGTATTGCGTTTATCGCACCATTGATGGCTGGCCGACGTGCGCCTATAGCCGGGATCATGGTCATACCTGGACCACCCCGGCCTACAAGACTTATTCCCCGGGGGGACGCCGCGTGAAACACCCACGCGCGGCCAACTTCGCCTGGAACTGTTCAAACGGGAAGTTCCTTTACTGGTTTCACAATCACGGTGGCCGGTTCGTGGGCGAACTGGGGGCCAACGGCAAGGGTGGACGCAGTCCCTATGACGATCGCAACCCCGCGTGGCTCATGGCCGGGCGTGAAGTGGATACGCCTCAGGGCAAATGCATCGAATGGTCCCAGCCGGAAATTCTGCTCTACGACGATGATCCATTTATCCGCATGAGTTACCCCGATCTCGTGGAAGACGATGGCAAATACTTCATCACGGAAACCCAGAAGACCATTGGGCGGGCGCACGAAATCCCCAAGGCGCTCGTGGAAGGTTTGTTCAATCAGTTCACCTGCCGGGCCGGCGCAACGAATGGGTTGATCGGCAAGCTGCCTGCCGGGCAACCGGCAGCGCGGGAAGTGACGATGCCCAAGCTGCCGGAATTCCACCGGCGCAACACGAAGTCGGAGGATCAGCGCGGTCAGGACCTGCGGGCGGGCTTCAGCCTGGATGTGTGGTTGAAACTTGATTCACTCAAGGCTGGGCAGGTCCTGCTCGATAGCCGCACGGAATCCGGCCAGGGCATTCTGCTGGCCACAACCGAATCCGGCACTCTCCGGCTTACCCTGAATGATGGCCGCCAGGAAACCGGTTGGGATTGTGATCGCGGCGTCATCCAGGCAGATAAACTGCATCACGTGGTGGCGACCGTGGACAGCGGCCCGAAAATCATCACCTTCGTCGTGGATGGGGTGTTATGCGATGGCGGTGATCAGCGCCAGTTCGGCTGGGGCCGATTTAGCCCCACGCTGCGCGCTCCCAACGGTGCCTCAAAATTGCAGATCACCGCAACCATTCAGGGAATGCGCCTATATAATCGAGCGCTCCGCACCAGCGAAGCTGTTGGCAACTTCCGCGCCGGCCCGGTTTGGTAA
- a CDS encoding sialidase family protein codes for MNGSPTLYTHLVATLCVAASVATASEPLKIYQPKVKLADIYYYHPGAKPALKYNHDVDIVKFKGKFFAAWNANETQREDVPGQYNFLSVSDDFEHWSPPVRMFTAEAGAQNPVESDNQWQPNFINWKDQQLFCAWSDFMARRVFVAVSTDGVRWNNVEVVNAPEKLKGKACGFPTNHGLVTSKGVMLFPCSLPFSDTPRAQVGRTQYAGVLRSEDGGKTWTWSEPIEAVSWTQAGEKPADFGGETITLWEPMLFEQADGKIGLLIRNSTAQDVPERMEKPHRMLLYCTSADAGLTWTKARPVEVDTICSRNYAASGVGTADSLLMVMNDNNVRVPERISRDRYFLSLFCAPVCDPDLLLPGPVVQPAGGTAYYPNGFVDDGKLYVAYTYPRGIHSSVVESLPDFTRPFLLPRAGRAGLRLEPNLAIFEQRVTSLGLVLTEAMTRATKLRLSFDVNLHRYAGDDWPLLTLGGKSRNGSSIRAIYREELKSDVLQVAIGGNQWADLGQVKRREWNHLELELRRDDFSVTLNSALPINVKRVLLRKICFGGLYVAPAWPMGMQWTSDVRLKLDTIQVE; via the coding sequence ATGAACGGATCACCGACTCTATATACTCATCTTGTCGCAACTCTCTGTGTTGCCGCCAGCGTAGCTACCGCCAGCGAACCGCTTAAAATTTATCAACCAAAGGTGAAACTGGCGGACATTTATTATTATCATCCGGGTGCCAAACCGGCCCTGAAATATAATCACGATGTGGATATTGTGAAATTTAAGGGAAAATTCTTCGCCGCCTGGAACGCCAATGAAACCCAGCGTGAAGATGTGCCCGGCCAGTATAATTTTCTCAGCGTCAGCGACGATTTTGAGCATTGGTCCCCGCCCGTGCGCATGTTCACCGCCGAGGCGGGCGCGCAGAATCCCGTGGAGAGCGACAACCAATGGCAGCCCAACTTCATCAACTGGAAGGACCAGCAGCTCTTTTGCGCCTGGAGCGATTTCATGGCCCGGCGGGTCTTCGTGGCCGTCTCGACGGATGGCGTCCGCTGGAATAATGTGGAAGTGGTGAACGCTCCCGAAAAGCTCAAGGGCAAAGCCTGCGGCTTTCCCACCAACCACGGTCTGGTGACTTCCAAAGGGGTCATGCTTTTTCCGTGCAGCCTTCCGTTTTCCGATACTCCCCGCGCCCAGGTGGGGCGCACACAATATGCCGGCGTACTGCGCAGTGAAGACGGTGGCAAAACCTGGACCTGGAGCGAACCGATCGAGGCGGTGAGCTGGACCCAGGCGGGAGAGAAACCGGCCGATTTCGGCGGCGAGACGATTACCCTCTGGGAGCCCATGCTATTTGAGCAAGCGGACGGCAAAATCGGCCTCCTCATCCGCAACTCGACGGCGCAGGATGTGCCTGAACGAATGGAAAAACCGCATCGCATGCTGCTCTACTGCACCAGTGCTGATGCCGGCCTAACCTGGACCAAAGCCCGTCCGGTGGAGGTGGACACCATTTGTTCGCGCAATTACGCCGCGTCTGGGGTGGGCACTGCCGACAGCCTGCTGATGGTGATGAACGATAACAACGTGCGCGTGCCGGAACGCATCAGTCGCGACCGTTATTTTCTTTCGCTCTTCTGCGCGCCGGTTTGCGATCCTGACCTGCTGCTGCCGGGTCCGGTGGTACAACCCGCAGGCGGCACGGCATATTACCCCAACGGGTTCGTGGATGACGGCAAACTTTATGTGGCTTACACCTATCCCCGCGGCATCCACAGTTCCGTGGTTGAATCCCTCCCGGATTTCACCCGCCCGTTTCTGTTACCACGGGCCGGCCGGGCCGGGCTGCGGCTGGAACCCAACCTCGCCATCTTCGAACAACGCGTCACCAGCCTGGGGCTCGTGCTCACCGAAGCCATGACCCGCGCCACCAAACTGCGGCTGTCGTTTGATGTCAACCTCCACCGCTACGCTGGCGATGACTGGCCGCTGCTCACCCTCGGGGGCAAAAGCCGCAACGGCAGCAGTATTCGCGCAATCTATCGCGAGGAGCTTAAATCCGACGTCCTGCAAGTGGCCATCGGAGGTAATCAATGGGCTGATCTCGGCCAAGTCAAACGCCGTGAATGGAATCATCTGGAACTGGAACTGCGCCGCGATGATTTCTCGGTGACATTGAACAGCGCCCTCCCCATCAACGTGAAGCGCGTCCTCCTGCGCAAAATCTGCTTCGGCGGTCTATACGTCGCTCCCGCCTGGCCCATGGGAATGCAGTGGACCAGTGATGTGCGGCTGAAGCTGGATACCATCCAGGTTGAATAG
- a CDS encoding sialidase family protein: MKTPLSWLLGVAAFCAAPCLMDAATNVVVAKPDTNFIATPAELRARIPAQLRITKPDYVVFVPEVTDAGVSDTGNEHFLVCEAKDGSLAAIWTQSSVENFSPDAPADQHIAFARSTDEGVTWSKPRIIAGPKKAGDGFMASWAYPLVSKKGRIYVLYSQHIGKYDSFFHHTGRLDGIYSDDQGATWSKPQNVSVARSINDNPDTNMPPNMLCWQKPLRLGRDGKYFAGFTRWTSFAVRKPSPKSLGTADSRVEFMRFENVDDNPEPRDLRISWFAANEKALAVPTPSFPENSVCQEPSIVKLPDGRLFCVMRTGAGSPFWSISADLGETWAQPRRLLRKDGGAPLQHPISPCPIYDVGGNEAGSGRYVLFIHNNDGHFKGYRPTPPVTGFNRRPIYLVPGRFQPGADQPVWFDEMKFFMDHDHVSLGKPGTSGRYDLSLYSSFTVRNGKPVLWYPERKFFLLGRVIGAEWFK, from the coding sequence ATGAAAACACCTCTTTCCTGGCTATTGGGTGTGGCGGCGTTCTGTGCCGCCCCATGCCTGATGGATGCTGCTACCAACGTTGTTGTCGCAAAGCCAGACACCAATTTCATCGCCACGCCCGCCGAACTCAGGGCACGCATCCCGGCCCAGCTCCGCATCACCAAGCCGGACTATGTGGTCTTTGTCCCCGAAGTTACCGATGCGGGCGTCAGTGATACCGGTAATGAGCACTTCCTGGTTTGCGAAGCCAAAGATGGTTCGCTGGCAGCCATTTGGACGCAAAGCTCCGTAGAGAACTTTTCTCCGGATGCACCGGCAGACCAGCACATTGCGTTCGCACGCAGCACTGATGAAGGGGTGACCTGGTCCAAACCACGCATCATTGCCGGACCGAAGAAAGCCGGCGATGGGTTCATGGCCAGTTGGGCCTATCCCCTGGTGAGCAAGAAGGGACGCATCTACGTACTCTATAGCCAACACATTGGGAAATATGATTCCTTCTTCCACCATACCGGGCGGTTGGATGGCATTTACAGTGATGACCAGGGAGCGACATGGTCGAAGCCGCAGAACGTCTCGGTTGCGCGCAGCATCAACGATAATCCGGACACCAATATGCCACCAAACATGTTGTGCTGGCAGAAACCATTGCGATTGGGCAGGGACGGCAAGTATTTCGCCGGTTTTACCCGCTGGACCAGCTTCGCGGTCCGGAAACCGTCGCCCAAGTCATTAGGAACAGCCGACTCACGCGTTGAGTTTATGCGCTTCGAAAACGTGGATGATAATCCTGAGCCGCGCGACCTGAGGATCAGTTGGTTCGCCGCGAACGAAAAGGCGCTGGCCGTGCCAACCCCAAGCTTTCCCGAGAACAGCGTTTGCCAGGAACCTTCGATCGTGAAGCTGCCGGATGGACGGCTGTTCTGCGTGATGCGTACCGGAGCGGGCAGCCCGTTTTGGAGCATAAGCGCCGATCTGGGCGAGACATGGGCCCAGCCACGCCGTCTCCTGCGCAAGGATGGCGGCGCCCCCTTGCAGCACCCGATTTCCCCCTGCCCGATCTACGATGTGGGCGGCAATGAGGCAGGGAGTGGTCGTTACGTGCTTTTCATCCATAATAATGATGGGCACTTTAAAGGTTACCGGCCAACACCACCGGTCACCGGTTTCAATCGCCGCCCGATCTATCTCGTCCCCGGGCGTTTTCAGCCCGGCGCGGACCAGCCCGTTTGGTTCGACGAAATGAAATTCTTCATGGACCACGACCATGTCAGCCTAGGCAAACCTGGCACGAGCGGCCGGTATGATCTTTCCCTCTATTCCAGTTTTACGGTTCGGAACGGCAAACCGGTACTTTGGTATCCGGAGCGGAAGTTTTTCCTGCTGGGCCGGGTAATCGGCGCGGAGTGGTTTAAATGA
- a CDS encoding uroporphyrinogen decarboxylase family protein: MNSVERVHTALRRGQPDRVPVIEFVVDEKVARAAVPGCHDVADAMDQLDMDAVGCGAKFDIIRQNADESFVDEWGVTYIPSPEAVAHPHHGPVATLEDAQRYQTPDPDAPHRLGKLPDLVSRYQGKRAICFHHRAAFMWSAYLTGLDNLLLNFLVEPELVEVLMDKVLTCNMRIVQRAIRAGAEVIILGDDYAGNQGPMMSPAHFRQYILPRLKKMVDLIHAEGAFCIKHSDGNLYPILADIVSAGPDGINPVEPVAGMDLKTVKRLVGDRVCVTGNIDCAQLLCHGTTEQVREAVRQAIADAAPGGGYILTSSNSIHSSCNPQSFVAMVKACHEFGTYNAERKRV; the protein is encoded by the coding sequence ATGAACTCCGTCGAACGTGTCCATACCGCCCTGCGCCGTGGTCAGCCCGACCGCGTGCCGGTGATCGAATTTGTCGTGGATGAAAAGGTGGCCCGTGCCGCCGTACCCGGCTGCCATGATGTGGCGGACGCCATGGACCAACTGGATATGGATGCCGTGGGGTGCGGTGCCAAATTTGATATCATCAGGCAGAATGCCGATGAATCATTTGTGGATGAATGGGGCGTGACCTATATTCCCAGCCCGGAAGCCGTGGCCCATCCGCATCACGGACCAGTGGCGACGCTGGAGGATGCTCAGCGCTACCAGACTCCTGATCCCGATGCCCCGCATCGCCTGGGAAAACTGCCCGACCTGGTATCGCGCTATCAAGGCAAACGCGCCATCTGCTTTCATCATCGCGCCGCCTTCATGTGGTCGGCTTACTTAACGGGGCTGGATAACCTCCTGCTGAATTTCCTGGTCGAGCCGGAATTAGTCGAGGTGCTGATGGACAAGGTTTTGACCTGCAACATGCGCATTGTACAGCGTGCCATTCGTGCCGGAGCGGAGGTGATTATTCTCGGAGATGACTATGCCGGGAACCAAGGACCGATGATGAGCCCGGCGCATTTTCGCCAGTACATTCTACCGCGTCTGAAAAAAATGGTGGACCTGATTCACGCCGAAGGCGCATTTTGCATCAAGCATTCCGATGGCAACCTCTATCCCATTCTCGCCGATATCGTCAGTGCCGGACCGGACGGCATCAACCCGGTGGAACCCGTGGCTGGCATGGATTTAAAAACGGTCAAGCGGTTGGTGGGTGACCGCGTATGTGTCACCGGCAACATTGACTGCGCGCAACTCTTGTGCCATGGCACCACGGAACAAGTCCGGGAAGCGGTGCGGCAGGCTATCGCCGATGCGGCACCCGGTGGTGGTTACATCCTCACTTCCTCCAACAGTATTCACTCCTCCTGCAATCCGCAGAGTTTTGTCGCAATGGTAAAGGCCTGCCACGAATTTGGAACCTACAATGCCGAGCGCAAGCGGGTCTAA
- a CDS encoding SUMF1/EgtB/PvdO family nonheme iron enzyme produces the protein MLNRTSNAQWIPGQAVGAWSCAPEQLLTLLLFLITLAAFTVVGQGTNQAVGKLTETNSAVPQLGARWTNSLGMPFAPVPGTKVLFGIWDVRVKDYAAYAAAVPGVDEKWKKVEYKGVPVSDGPEHPVVKVSWEDAKAFCAWLTKKEQGEGKLGTNQEYRLPTDAEWSYAVGIGDKEKNGNGTPKDKNMKLEGVYPWGNQWPPPKGAGNYSDMTSRQKFGDKWTFIGGYDDGYATTSPVGSFKANPFGLYDMGGNVWQLCEDWYDTDQKYRVLRGGSWYRSLPDSLPSSRRWFSTPEYRVSGIGFRVIVTLGAAP, from the coding sequence ATGCTAAACCGTACCAGTAACGCGCAATGGATCCCCGGCCAAGCAGTCGGGGCGTGGAGTTGTGCGCCGGAACAACTGCTGACGCTGCTGCTCTTCTTGATCACCCTCGCCGCCTTCACTGTGGTCGGGCAGGGGACGAACCAAGCCGTTGGGAAACTGACGGAGACCAATAGCGCCGTGCCGCAACTGGGCGCGCGCTGGACGAACAGCCTCGGGATGCCCTTCGCCCCCGTGCCGGGAACCAAGGTGCTCTTTGGCATCTGGGATGTGCGGGTGAAGGATTATGCCGCGTATGCCGCCGCCGTTCCGGGAGTGGATGAGAAGTGGAAGAAGGTGGAATATAAAGGCGTGCCAGTGAGCGATGGGCCGGAGCATCCGGTGGTGAAGGTAAGCTGGGAGGACGCCAAGGCATTTTGCGCGTGGCTGACCAAGAAGGAACAGGGCGAGGGTAAATTGGGAACCAATCAGGAGTATCGGCTGCCAACGGATGCGGAATGGAGTTACGCGGTGGGGATTGGGGATAAAGAAAAGAATGGTAATGGCACACCTAAAGACAAGAACATGAAACTCGAAGGCGTCTATCCATGGGGCAACCAATGGCCGCCGCCGAAGGGGGCGGGCAATTACTCGGATATGACGAGCCGACAGAAGTTCGGCGATAAGTGGACCTTTATTGGGGGCTATGATGATGGGTACGCGACGACGTCGCCGGTGGGCAGCTTTAAGGCGAATCCGTTTGGACTATATGATATGGGCGGGAATGTGTGGCAGTTGTGCGAGGATTGGTATGATACCGACCAGAAATACCGGGTATTGCGCGGGGGGTCGTGGTACCGCAGCCTTCCCGACAGTCTGCCGTCCTCGCGCCGTTGGTTCAGCACGCCTGAGTATCGGGTCAGCGGTATTGGTTTCCGTGTGATAGTGACTCTGGGAGCCGCGCCGTAG